In Gallus gallus isolate bGalGal1 chromosome 6, bGalGal1.mat.broiler.GRCg7b, whole genome shotgun sequence, a single genomic region encodes these proteins:
- the NEUROG3 gene encoding neurogenin-3 codes for MAPQSDRAPAAGQPYLGGPDAAASPAAGGSAGAGSRGASPARSALPPREVARRKGLGKARRGLGKARGEGPLSKQKRSRRMKANDRERNRMHHLNSALDALRSVLPTFPDDAKLTKIETLRFAHNYIWALTQSLLLAEQGLPEPPPPPPPAAVAAAASPGPWGSPYPGLPPGAVLGTSPGCSAPDAEYPRLSGPGATQAFPGGLSLTQGAELGAAPQSRWEKEQRPRSGPGRRGSRESSPALSSRDSICSWRFTAGRPPRSVLPSGMVVARQSALRGRKPIVMLIVLS; via the exons ATGGCCCCGCAGAGCGACCGCGCCCCGGCCGCCGGGCAACCCTACTTAGGCGGCCCCGACGCCGCCGCATCCCCGGCCGCGGGCGGCTCCGCGGGCGCGGGCAGCCGGGGTGCGTCGCCCGCCCGCAGCGCGCTACCCCCGCGGGAGGTGGCCCGCAGGAAGGGGCTGGGGAAGGCGCGGCGCGGCCTTGGGAAGGCGCGTGGCGAGGGGCCGCTCAGCAAGCAGAAGCGAAGCCGGCGCATGAAAGCCAACGACCGGGAGAGGAACCGCATGCACCACCTCAACTCCGCCCTGGACGCGCTCCGCAGCGTCCTTCCCACCTTCCCCGACGACGCCAAGCTCACCAAGATCGAGACCCTCCGCTTCGCGCACAACTACATCTGGGCGCTCACGCAGAGCCTGCTCTTGGCCGAGCAGGGTTTGCCCGAGcctcccccgccgccgccccctgccgccgtcgccgccgccgcctcccccggGCCCTGGGGCTCGCCct ATCCCGGTTTGCCTCCCGGGGCAGTTTTGGGCACGTCCCCGGGGTGCAGCGCTCCCGACGCCGAGTACCCGCGGCTGAGCGGCCCCGGCGCGACCCAGGCCTTCCCAGGAGGGCTCAGCCTCACGCAGGGCGCCGAGCTCGGGGCAGCTCCGCAGAGCCGGTGGGAAAAGGAACAGCGCCCACGCAGCGGCCCCGGGAGGAGGGGATCCCGCGAGTCCTCCCCGGCCCTTTCCTCCCGCGACTCAATTTGTAGCTGGAGATTTACGGCCGGGCGCCCTCCCCGCTCGGTGCTCCCCAGCGGGATGGTCGTCGCTAGACAAAGCGCCCTGCGAGGCCGAAAGCCCATTGTGATGCTAATTGTTCTCAGCTGA